A segment of the Desulfobulbaceae bacterium genome:
CCGATGACTTCGGACCAGGATGGCGATATCTCCGGCAGAGAGCGGCCTCCCCTTACACCACCGCCCCTCAACCTCTTCTTCAAAAAAGGCCTCCCCCCGCCACACTTGGGCTAAAAGATTTTTTACCGCCCCAGCCACCCAGGCCGATACTTTGATCTTTGCCTCACCCTTCTTTCCTTCGTCTGCAAAGGTAGCTATGGTCATGGCAGCCTCCATCCCCGCAACCACCAATCGCCGCCTCAAGCTTTCAGGGACTCTTGCCTCTCGAAAATCAATGCCGGGCAGGACAAACGGAGCCGGATGCCGCGCAAAGAGGGAGTTACAAGCCCGGATCATGGCAGGCTCAGAGCGCCAATTAGTCACCAGAGTATGACTGCTATCGGCTTCAGTTTGCGCCGCCTGAAGATAACTGAAGATGTCCGCGCCTCGAAACCCATAGATCGCCTGTTTCGGGTCACCCACCATGTACAGAGTCCCCTCCCCCTGAAATATGGTGGTAAAGGTCTCATATTGCACCTGATCAGTGTCTTGGAACTCATCAATCAGAGCCACAGGATACTGCGAAAGTATCCTGTGGCTCAACTCGCTGCCGGTCACTGACGCCTGCAATCCGGATCGGACAGCGGTAAGGAGATCATCAAAAGTGACTTGACCACCCCTCGCCTTCACCCCAGCAAGCGCCGGGCCGCAATGAGCGACAAACTCCATGAGTACGCCTCGACTTGCCTCCTCAAGCTCTACCAGCAGCTGTTCTGCCAATTCAAAAAAATGATGCTTCGGGGTGTGACCACCCTTGCTGGGCTTAGTGCCTTGACAGAGTGAGCTTGAGGAAAACTTCACCAAGGCAGCCAACGGATGGACTATCGAACTCTTATTGATAAAAAAATTATCCAGATCGCCAAACCACTCTTTAAGCATAGCCACCGGATAGTTCCCTTCGCTCCGGCTCAACGCCGGAGAAGATAACAGCACATGGGTAATTTGATCACGATGCCCCTGCCACACTCCCTGCAAACGGTCGACAAGCCCCAGATCCACCGACCGTGAATCTCGCACCGGCCCAAAACGCAGACTGGATTCACCACGAGTCTGGACTGCCTGTAAAGGACGGCGCAGACAACCGGCCAGAGAATCCGGCGACACACCCTGCCGATAAAGATAGGCAACGAATAACGGTGACCAGCCAGGAGCCGATTGCCGCCAGAAGTCATCAATCACCTGTTGCAGGAGATTACGGTCATCCTCAATAAACTCGATTTCAAAGGGAAATCCGCTCTCAAAAGCGGAATCCTGGAGCACCCTCAGACAAAAACCATGGATGGTGTAGACCGCCGCCAGATCGAAATTAATCAGGGCCAGACTCAACAAAGCGCGCAAGCGATGCAAATCCCGCCCCTCGGCCCGATACCGAGCGATAAGCTCGGCAAGATAGGCCTCATCAGAATGCTCGGACTCAAAAGCGATAAGCGCCGCTGCCAGGCGCGACCTGATCTTGTCACGCAGTTCCCGACAGGCAGCCTCGGTGTAAGTGACCACTAAAATCTGCTCGGGATTTAACTCCCGCTCCAAGAGCAGCCGAAGATAGATCCCGGTAATGGTATAGGTCTTGCCGGTGCCAGCGCTAGCCTCAATCAAATGGCGGCCGGACAGGGGGATAGAGATAGGGTCGAGACGCTGCATCAGAATAACTCCTCTTCCGCTGCATTTAATGCTGGAGCAAGCACCAGTTCGGCGACCTCAGCAAAGGAACATGGCCCTGATTCAGCCAAGGGATCGCGATCACCATACACTGCCGCCAAATAGGGGTCACACCGTTCCGGATCGGAGAGATAATCACCCTCACTCCAGATTGACCAGGCAACGGCCATGGCTTGCTCAGGCGTGCCTCCCTTGGCGGTCCACCTTTTTTTGGCATAGGCAAGAGAGGCTTTAGCAAAGAGCGGCAGGGGCCGCCCCTGGCCATATGAATAAAGGCTTACCAAGTCCATCAGCAGTTCACGGGCAGTAGCGACGAACGGATACCGCATCACTCCGTCACGATAGACGAAAGTCGTCTGCCATGGTTGCTCAGGACTGGCAGCACAGAGGGCAAGATGCCTGATCCAGGACCGGATCAGATCGGTATGGCTCATCTTCTTGACCCGCCCCGGGCGGCACAGCACTTGACCGTTTTCCCAAAGGTCCCTGATTTGACCGACAAGAATCCTCCCGCCAAGATCAAGCCGTACTTCTTGCGCAGGCAGAGGTCCGTGCCCGCGCCAAACCACCAAGCGCTCGGCCAAGGTCTCGGCCCGATGCCGCAACTCCTCATACTGGCAGCGGCCCGTCATCCCCAGCGAGACCTCCCCTCGAATTTGAGCAATGGGGCAGAGATCATGATCCTCCTCCGCCAAGGCATCCAGCAGCAGTGATGAGGTCAGGGTATAGGCATCAAGTCCGTCCAGTGAAAAGCGTTCACGATCGGCCAATTGCTCATCTCGCTCATCCAGGTACAAGCCAAGCCGACCGCGCAACAACGCCCTGACCGGATGCCCAAAGAAGCGAATCAGATCATCAAGCTCAATCCTCTCCTGAGGCTCAGAATCAAGCTCACGCCCCTCGGCAAAAAGTCCGCGCCATGGCTCATCATTGCCAAGTGAAGCAGCGAGGGACCGGGCCAAAACGGAATAGGTGAACAACTCGCCATTGAAATAGCGACGGGAAAACGGCTGCAGAGGGTGCCTGGTCACAAACCGATCCGCACATTGGGAGGCGTCGAGCCCTAAACGACCCGCCAGATGATCCAACAGCTCGCTAACCACCACCGAAGGTGGCACCGGGACATTACTGGCATTCATCCCAACATAGCTGACATACAGGACTTCACGGGCTGAGAGAATAGTCTCAAGGAAGAGATAGCGGTCATCATCGCGACGATTTCTATCACCAGATCGGCGGGAGGCGGCCATCAGGTCAAAACCCGGCCTTCGCTCCTGCCGGGGAAACACCGTATCATTCATCCCTAACAGGCAGATAACTTTAAATGGAATGCTCCTCATCGGCACCATCTGGCACATGGTGATTCGTCCGCAACTCAAGAAATTTCCAGTTGAGGAATTAAGCCCCTGTTTAATCGCCGCCACCACCACTTCAAGCGACAGCAGTTCGCCACTGCCGGACAAAGCGCTGTTCCTGGCCAACCCATCAAAGATGAAGAGCAGGCTTTGACGATCAAGAGAATACCCCTCGTCAACACCGAAAAATCGATCCAGGACAGAGGTAAAGATATCTCGCCAGCCGGTCAGTGTCCGGGGAGACTGAACCTGATCAACCAACGCGCTCAGGGCTTCGAAAAAATTAATACACTTAGCCAGGACCACAGCATGTCCGCTCTCAAGCACATCACAGGGCAAGAGGCCGTTGACCAGTTGCCTGCCATCGCCCGGTGTCAGGAAACCCATCAGTAATTGGTCAATGCCGGATCGCCAGGTACCAATCGGCTCCTCCGGGACTCCGAACCGGCCTCTATGCTCAGCGGACAGCCCCCAATTGACCCCAGCCTCGTTAAGCCAAGAACGGATCAGCAGAACATCTTCCCCGCTGAGACCAAATCCGGATTCCACCGCCTCCTGTTCGAGAAAAGCCAGGACCTGAGAAAGCATCACCCTGGAACTGATCAAGTCAAGGAGAGCGACAAAGGAACGCGTCAAGGGACCAAGAACAATCCGGTCGGCGATAGAAAAAGGCAGCCGGCGCCCTCCATCGCCCGAATCAGAAAAAATCGCCTCAACAAACGGGGCATAGCGATCAATCTCAGGCATCATCACCAGAATATCATCCGCTTCAAGCTCGGGGTGGGAGGAGAGCAGATCGAGGATCTGATCATGGAGGATCTCCACCTCCCGCAACGGGCTATGGGCAACATGAATCTGGATTGACCGGTCTTGATCAGGCACAATCATCTGTCGATCACCACCAGAGAGAACCGGTTGTCGGACTGCAACGTTCAAGTCAAACTGGACCAACCTCAGAGCCGTGTCCGGACTCGCCTCAGGGAAGGCGTCAAGGCCGGGCTGAGCATCAAAGAGCTGTAGCACTCCCTGAAACTCTTGCCCCAACGTACCCAAGCCCATCAACAGAGGGCACCCCTCCTCAAGATGGAGGTCATTTTCAAGATCAAGCGCTGCATGACGAATCTCCGCTCCCACCATTTCCCTCCGCCCTGCCAGATCGGTCCAGAACTGAACGCTGGGCGCCAAAAGAAAAAGATGGACATCGATCTGCTCCGCAAGAAGAGCAAAGCACTGGAGCTGGGAAGGAGGGAGCGAAGGGATACCAAAAATACTGATCCGTTCGGGCAGCGGACAGGGATATTCAGCGCCGGAACGGACCATATCCGCAAAATGGGCCAGCATGGCCGCACGATGCCAGGACCCGTGCCGGGCCACGAGTTGCCGCCAGAGCACAGACTGCCACTTGTCATCACCACCAGCAGACCAGTCCTCAATCCAATCCGGACGATACACCAGATACTGATCAAACAGACCGGCAATCCGTCCAGCCAGATGATACCGCCGCAGATCCGGGCCCTCACCCTGGAGATACGCCGCCACCTGAGAAAATTCCGGCCTATCCCTTAACTCCAGCAGCAGCTCCATCAGTGACCAGCGCATAATCTCTGGCTCATACAGAGACGGGCCGCGGAGAGGATACGCCTGCTCCAGAAGGCGCCAGATAAAGGCCGCGGGAAACGGGAAATCAAAGTTTGCGCAGACTCCTTGGGAACGAGCCAGCTCCAGAGAGAGCCAACGGGCCATCCCCTGACTCTGAACCACAATAATCTCAGGCATCAGGACTTCTGCCAGCGGGGTTTCGGTCAGCAAGGCGAGTTGGCCGAAGAGATTCTCCACGCGATTTGATTGATGGAGAATAAGCATAGCCGCAGAAATTAGACGAGGGAAAGGATCTGATTATCTATCACGACCCCGGGATACCCGGAAGCGTGAAGAGGATGGAGGCGAATTGCTGCAAGGGCATCACTCTAGCGCCCAACATCAAGCAGCGATCAGCCAAGACCCGATCATTGGTCACGACAATGGTGGGGATCGACGGGCCGTCAGGACGCATCTCCAGACAGTCGACAATCGCCTGATCGGCACGATCACGGACGGTAAACCCACCGCCGCCGGAATATATCATCTTGACCCGGGAACTGAAATTCTCTTCGCTGCGAATGGGCCCGTCAAACACCACATCGGCCAGACTGCGGCTATCGGCAAGCAGGGCATCAACCATAGCCAACAGGCGTTTTCTGGAATTGAGGCCAGGCCGGCCATCCTCTTCAAAGGTCTTAGCAAAGAGATCCTCAAGTCCAAGGAGGATATTATACCCATCAAGAATCCACAGAAACCTCCCATGTCCAGCCCTGCCTTTACCGACAATCAGGGCTGGATCAGTGAACCCGATGTCAGACAGAGGCTGAACAGAGAAACGATCAAAAAGACGCCCCAGGCAGTTGTGATAATCGTGATACAATTCCCGGCTCTCGACAGGAGTAATCACCCCTGACGTCTCCATCTCGTGTAGCAGACGTTTGATCCTGGTCAATGACGCCTCGTCAGTTGCCTGACGGATCATAGCGGCAAGACGCTGCACCACAATGCTCTCTTGCCGTCCCTCTCCCAGGATTTCTTCAATATGATCGGTCTCACCCTGCAGTTCAGCAATAAGACCGCTAAGTTCCGGAAGTGGGTTGATGGATTCGGCCGCTGCACGCAACAGCGACTCCTCCGCCTGACGCAAGGCAAGCAAGCGGTCACGCAATTGACTGCGGTTACCGTAATGACGGTCACGTTCCGCCTGATGACTCAGAACGGAACACACCCGGTCAAGGATATCACCACCTTGCGGCTCGTTGACAGTATCAATTACACTCCCCAGACGCAGAGGCTCAACCAGCCAAGCCCTGACCACCGACTGCATCTCCGCCTCAACCCCGGCCTGCACCGCCCGTTCCTGCTCCTGATGCAGTGTCTGCACACGGGCCTCCGCCTGGGTTTCCATCTTCTCGGCCGCTAAACGCAACTGTCGTTCACGATCAAGTTTCTCTTCCAAGGCTGCTCTCTGGTTCTTCAAACCCTCGACCTTGACTTCAAGCTTCTTGAGGGCCCTACCATCATCCTTAGCGTGACGCAGCCGCTCTTCAAGGGTGGCGATCTTGCTCCGGAAGACGCTGAATTCCTCACTATTGAGATCCTCACCTGGCTCCGACGTGGAAGAAGAGCCCGACATCAAAGGGGCCATCGCACGTAGAAACGGCTGAATAATATTAGCTAACGCAGTGATCGCCTCATCTCGTTCAAACAAGGGCTTTGAGTGCCAATCTTCTTCCCGGCAATAGGACACAGCGAGTTGGCGCACCTCAGGACGACTATCCACCAACAGAGCGGCCAACATTCGCTCCCGGCCGTAGATAGCGAGAAACAGAGGCAGGCACTCAGTCAAGACTGTGACTGAAAATACCATCACCAACTGCCAGTTCAGCCCTTCCGCAGCCAGAAGATCTCTGACCTCATCGCGCAAGCGACCGGAATCAGGCAACAACCGCTGCCTGATAAAACGAGTGTTAGCCGCAGTCAGACGTACACCGACGGCAAGGCTCGGCACAGCCTTGGCTAAGGCCAGAAGCTGGCCGCCTTTAATTTGGTCAGCAATCGCACGAAGCTCTGATAGCAGCGTGTTTGGTATATCAAAATCGTCAATCGTCAGCATAAATGGCTAAAGGTATTTTAAGTCGACAACTCCCTGGTTATTACTGACCAGTCTGGCACGAGAGGAAGAGATACATAATCGGGTATGACAGTTGAATAGGTAAAACGCTACAGGTCTCTTGGCAAGACAAAAACTAGTTTCCGGCAATGCCCCCATCCCCCTCCTCGCGGTGGATCACCCACTCCACCAACCGGTCCATCCCCTTCTTGGCACGAACGGCACTGGGGTGGTTCACCATGACAACCAAGAGCCACCGTTCTCCCCGGAGATCAAGCAGGTATCCGGCAAGCGCCCGGACACCTTCAAGATACCCAGTCTTGAGATGAGCACGCCCCCTTCCTTCACCGTTGCCACGCTTTTTCATCGTGCCATCTTCTCCGGCAATAGGCAGCGATGCCATCATCTCCGGCATGGTCGGACTCTGCCATATGCTGCGTAGAAGAGCGGCCAAAGTGTCGGCGCTGGCCCGATCATTACGCGACAGCCCGGCGCCGTTTTCAATAACCAACTCTGGGGCACTCATGCCCTTGCCGGTCAACCAAGCACGGAGGCTGGCAGCGCTCTTTTCATAGGTCGCTGGCGGGGTATCAGCGGAAAGGGCGAGAAAAAGCTGGCGTGCCATCACGTTGTTACTGAACTTATTGATATCACGCACGACCTCAACAAGAGCCGCCGAGTCCTGAGCGGCAATGACCGAACTATCGTGAGGCGCAACCCCGCTGACAACTTCGCCACTCAAGGTGCCGCCAAGTTCACTCCATAGTGCGCGAAAGAGACCCTCAACATGAGCGTTGCCAACAATCGGAGAAAGATTAATCTTCCGTTCGCCACAACCTTTCGGATACGGGCCGGAAAGCTGAAGGGTTGACTCTTCGACTTTCACGGTAACCTGTTCATACCAATTGCCGCAATCTCCGGCAACCGGAAGCAGCCGATTATTAATAGTAAGCTTCGCATCCGGAGTTTCGAGAAGAACAGATACCCGGTGGTGAGCCTCATCAGGCATCAACAGAAGAGTTAGCGCATTGAAATTAACCAGCAGCGCATCTGCCCCCGTGTTGTAAGGGCTTAACGGCTTACCATCAAAGGCCGCCGGGTTGTGCGGCGGTAGCGCAAATAAACTCCGATCAAGCGCCAAGTTGCCACGGATATCACGGACGCCCCGGAGGCGAAGTTGACGCAACAGCACCCAGAACTGCTCCATGGTCAAGTTAGGTGCGCCACTCCCCTTAAGATAGAGCAGACCGTCCAGCACACCATCGACAGGAGTCGTTATCGTCCGAAATTCGGTGCTCCACGTTTTTGCCGGTCCGAGCAGGTCGAGCGCGGCGCCCGTAGTGAACAACTTCATCACCGATGCCGGGTTCATTGGTAGAGCCGGATTATGCGACACCAACCGACGACCAGAGTGCGGTTGATCCAATTTTTCGACCACAATGGCGATAGCCTCATTGGGCACACCAGCGGCCGAAAAAGCAGTCTCAACCTCTGGCGGCAATTTCGAGCCACCAACAACAGACGGAACTGGACCGAACAGACTCATGCCCAGCACCAGGGTGGCGACTAAAAAAAAGTACTGTTTACCGTTCATTATCATAGCTATGGTGTTGTCAAAAGAGTGATTCCGAAGCGGCTACAGAAAACAATTACTTTCAATAAACGCAACTTAGGTTGACCTTGACCGGGACGCTGAGCGCCCCGCAACCAAACCAGTCATCGGCAACTTGCGTAGTACCCTAAAATCTTTACTTTCGCCATTTCTTCTCACCTGTGGTAGAAGAACACCTTACAGGGGAATACTCCACTAAACCTGCCTCCATTTGTGAAAAATAGACATCACACCGTCTGTTCTTCGCCGATTTACAGGTCAATACCTACACCCGTCACCTCATTTAATCCTATCACACCAACAACGAGTCATTGCAGTGTTCACATACCAAAAAACCAACCGTTATTTCGCCCAAACCGCCGATGGCCTTACCGAACTG
Coding sequences within it:
- the recC gene encoding exodeoxyribonuclease V subunit gamma, producing MLILHQSNRVENLFGQLALLTETPLAEVLMPEIIVVQSQGMARWLSLELARSQGVCANFDFPFPAAFIWRLLEQAYPLRGPSLYEPEIMRWSLMELLLELRDRPEFSQVAAYLQGEGPDLRRYHLAGRIAGLFDQYLVYRPDWIEDWSAGGDDKWQSVLWRQLVARHGSWHRAAMLAHFADMVRSGAEYPCPLPERISIFGIPSLPPSQLQCFALLAEQIDVHLFLLAPSVQFWTDLAGRREMVGAEIRHAALDLENDLHLEEGCPLLMGLGTLGQEFQGVLQLFDAQPGLDAFPEASPDTALRLVQFDLNVAVRQPVLSGGDRQMIVPDQDRSIQIHVAHSPLREVEILHDQILDLLSSHPELEADDILVMMPEIDRYAPFVEAIFSDSGDGGRRLPFSIADRIVLGPLTRSFVALLDLISSRVMLSQVLAFLEQEAVESGFGLSGEDVLLIRSWLNEAGVNWGLSAEHRGRFGVPEEPIGTWRSGIDQLLMGFLTPGDGRQLVNGLLPCDVLESGHAVVLAKCINFFEALSALVDQVQSPRTLTGWRDIFTSVLDRFFGVDEGYSLDRQSLLFIFDGLARNSALSGSGELLSLEVVVAAIKQGLNSSTGNFLSCGRITMCQMVPMRSIPFKVICLLGMNDTVFPRQERRPGFDLMAASRRSGDRNRRDDDRYLFLETILSAREVLYVSYVGMNASNVPVPPSVVVSELLDHLAGRLGLDASQCADRFVTRHPLQPFSRRYFNGELFTYSVLARSLAASLGNDEPWRGLFAEGRELDSEPQERIELDDLIRFFGHPVRALLRGRLGLYLDERDEQLADRERFSLDGLDAYTLTSSLLLDALAEEDHDLCPIAQIRGEVSLGMTGRCQYEELRHRAETLAERLVVWRGHGPLPAQEVRLDLGGRILVGQIRDLWENGQVLCRPGRVKKMSHTDLIRSWIRHLALCAASPEQPWQTTFVYRDGVMRYPFVATARELLMDLVSLYSYGQGRPLPLFAKASLAYAKKRWTAKGGTPEQAMAVAWSIWSEGDYLSDPERCDPYLAAVYGDRDPLAESGPCSFAEVAELVLAPALNAAEEELF
- the dacB gene encoding D-alanyl-D-alanine carboxypeptidase/D-alanyl-D-alanine-endopeptidase; its protein translation is MSLFGPVPSVVGGSKLPPEVETAFSAAGVPNEAIAIVVEKLDQPHSGRRLVSHNPALPMNPASVMKLFTTGAALDLLGPAKTWSTEFRTITTPVDGVLDGLLYLKGSGAPNLTMEQFWVLLRQLRLRGVRDIRGNLALDRSLFALPPHNPAAFDGKPLSPYNTGADALLVNFNALTLLLMPDEAHHRVSVLLETPDAKLTINNRLLPVAGDCGNWYEQVTVKVEESTLQLSGPYPKGCGERKINLSPIVGNAHVEGLFRALWSELGGTLSGEVVSGVAPHDSSVIAAQDSAALVEVVRDINKFSNNVMARQLFLALSADTPPATYEKSAASLRAWLTGKGMSAPELVIENGAGLSRNDRASADTLAALLRSIWQSPTMPEMMASLPIAGEDGTMKKRGNGEGRGRAHLKTGYLEGVRALAGYLLDLRGERWLLVVMVNHPSAVRAKKGMDRLVEWVIHREEGDGGIAGN